The following are from one region of the Camelus ferus isolate YT-003-E chromosome 13, BCGSAC_Cfer_1.0, whole genome shotgun sequence genome:
- the KLHDC7A gene encoding kelch domain-containing protein 7A has protein sequence MLPRGGGAETQDWHLDMQLTGKVVLSAAALLLVTVAYRLYKSRPTQAPRRGGNAKVKAEQEAEGSGQPATHGAVSGAPRWGLRRRRGSEGTGELPSCSWENPERSGVLATGASSKDSEAGETGQPGNKGAGGGQGGPRLDSHLTAPPRGGQEAGTASGGKPRLTHHPHLCSEPKSSPIGLTAADGNSGGGEPTPWLNSGPPKQPGAREQESPHQRWAAHTGDGSDMSKSWVFTRVTGVHREEAGALQAASDMGLALHQQEGATDASYTFSSMARVRVVENFIPEKGEGIRSPLKGKVYDYYVESTSQATSRGTLAPRRAALAEAPSPVSVPHPLGTGAASGGHVDDRVGGAEAAASPQPELSSSVQGFSRKESLLQIVDNPELQLQLDGFGNSAPSCPDQSAPPTGPISRDSLGSGSAGSSGKPHVQFVAGTNFFHLPLTPGSAPGVHLDLGNCYEVLTFAKRQSLEALKEAAYKVMSDNYLQVLRSPDIYGCLSGAERELILQRRLRGHKHLVVADLCPQEDCSRLCCYDSEQDVWHPLARLPPEAVSRGCAICSLFNYLFVVSGCQGSGRQPSNRVFCYNPLTGIWSEVCPLNQARPHCRLVALDGHLYAIGGECLNTVERYDPRLDRWTFAPPLPNDTFALAHTATECGGEIFVTGGSLRYLLLRFSAQEQRWRVGPTGGGKDRTAEMVAVKGFLYRFDLNRSLGISVYRCSASTRLWYECATYRTPYPDAFQCAVVDDLIYCVGRQRTLRFLADYVSPRFVPEEPQSFPSPQGTLLPTVLTLPGPEVPQTRV, from the coding sequence ATgctccccagaggaggaggagcggaGACCCAGGACTGGCATCTGGACATGCAGCTGACTGGCAAGGTGGTGCTGTCCGCCGCTGCCCTGCTCCTGGTGACCGTGGCCTACCGGCTGTACAAGTCGAGGCCCACCCAGGCCCCACGGAGGGGCGGGAACGCCAAGGTCAAGGccgagcaggaggcagagggctcTGGGCAGCCTGCCACCCACGGGGCTGTTTCTGGGGCGCCACGCTGGGGCCTGAGACGCAGGAGGGGAAGCGAGGGGACTGGAGAATTGCCCAGCTGCAGCTGGGAGAATCCTGAGCGCTCCGGAGTCCTGGCAACGGGAGCCTCTTCCAAAGACTCAGAAGCCGGGGAGACTGGGCAGCCCGGGAACAAGGGTGCTGGCGGAGGGCAGGGTGGGCCGCGCCTGGACTCCCACCTGACAGCTCCTCCACGCGGTGGCCAGGAAGCCGGAACAGCCTCTGGCGGTAAGCCCAGACTGACCCATCACCCCCATTTGTGCAGTGAACCCAAAAGCTCCCCAATCGGCCTCACAGCGGCGGACGGCAACAGTGGGGGCGGTGAGCCTACTCCATGGCTGAACAGCGGGCCCCCCAAGCAGCCAGGGGCCAGAGAGCAGGAATCCCCCCACCAACGCTGGGCAGCCCACACAGGAGACGGGAGCGACATGAGTAAGAGCTGGGTCTTTACCCGCGTGACAGGGGTCCACAGGGAAGAGGCCGGGGCCCTCCAGGCTGCCTCAGACATGGGCCTGGCCTTGCATCAGCAGGAGGGAGCCACCGATGCCTCTTACACCTTCTCGTCCATGGCCCGGGTTCGAGTGGTGGAGAATTTCATACCGGAGAAGGGGGAGGGCATCAGGTCCCCGCTGAAGGGCAAGGTGTACGATTACTATGTTGAATCCACCTCTCAGGCCACCTCCAGGGGTACGTTGGCCCCCAGAAGGGCAGCCCTGGCTGAGGCTCCATCCCCTGTTTCAGTGCCACACCCCCTGGGAACGGGGGCAGCCTCCGGAGGCCATGTGGATGACAGAGtaggtggggcagaggcagccgCCTCCCCGCAGCCTGAGCTGTCATCCTCCGTGCAAGGCTTCAGCAGGAAGGAGAGCCTCCTTCAGATCGTGGACAACCCAGAGCTTCAGCTGCAGCTCGATGGCTTTGGGaactctgctccctcctgcccagaCCAGAGTGCTCCGCCCACTGGCCCCATATCCCGGGATTCTCTGGGGTCCGGCTCAGCCGGAAGCAGTGGGAAGCCCCACGTGCAGTTTGTGGCTGGGACCAATTTCTTCCACCTCCCGCTCACCCCAGGTTCAGCCCCAGGTGTTCACCTGGATCTGGGCAATTGCTATGAGGTGCTAACTTTTGccaagaggcagagcctggaggccCTGAAGGAGGCCGCCTACAAGGTGATGAGTGACAACTACCTCCAGGTCCTGCGCAGCCCAGACATCTACGGGTGCCTGAGCGGGGCAGAGAGGGAGCTGATTCTCCAGCGACGGCTCCGGGGCCACAAGCACCTGGTGGTGGCCGACCTGTGCCCCCAGGAAGACTGCAGCCGCCTCTGCTGCTATGACAGTGAGCAGGATGTCTGGCACCCACTGGCCCGTCTGCCCCCCGAGGCTGTGTCCCGGGGCTGTGCCATCTGTAGCCTCTTCAATTATCTCTTCGTGGTGTCCGGGTGCCAGGGGTCCGGGCGCCAGCCCTCCAATCGCGTCTTCTGCTACAATCCGCTGACGGGGATCTGGAGCGAGGTGTGCCCACTAAACCAGGCCCGGCCGCACTGCCGGCTGGTGGCCCTGGACGGGCACCTGTACGCCATCGGGGGCGAGTGTCTGAACACAGTGGAGCGCTATGACCCCCGCCTGGACCGCTGGACCTTTGCCCCGCCGCTCCCCAACGACACCTTCGCGCTGGCGCACACAGCCACGGAGTGTGGCGGAGAGATCTTCGTCACCGGCGGCTCCCTGCGCTACCTGCTGCTCCGCTTCTCCGCCCAGGAGCAGCGCTGGCGGGTCGGCCCCACGGGGGGCGGCAAGGACCGCACGGCCGAGATGGTGGCGGTCAAGGGCTTTCTCTATCGCTTTGACCTCAACCGCAGCCTGGGCATCAGCGTGTACCGCTGCAGCGCCAGCACCCGCCTCTGGTACGAATGCGCCACGTACCGGACCCCATACCCGGACGCCTTCCAGTGCGCCGTGGTGGACGACCTCATCTACTGTGTGGGGCGCCAGCGCACCCTCCGCTTCCTGGCCGACTACGTCTCCCCCAGGTTTGTGCCCGAGGAGCCGCAGAGCTTCCCCTCCCCGCAGGGCACCCTCCTGCCCACCGTCCTGACCTTGCCCGGCCCTGAGGTGCCCCAGACCAGGGTCTAG